From one Paenibacillus sp. FSL K6-1330 genomic stretch:
- a CDS encoding amino acid deaminase/aldolase, producing the protein MSTYEYYKEIFAEIPRPFALVDLDMLDDNARAIARAAGGKKVRLASKSIRSVDVLHRILDSDPMFQGIMCYTAAEAVFLAEQGFDDLLLGYPQWQSEAVRSIVNLVSEGRSITLMVDSVEHVEHIEQFAKQQSTVMPLCIDLDMSVHYPGLHFGVWRSPVHSWESLYPIVERIIHSPWLRLDGIMGYEAQVAGVGDNASGKHIKNTMVRWLKSRSIVEAAKRRQEAVERLNAMDIQLRFVNAGGTGSLDSSRKEAWVTEITAGSGFYAPGLFDHFASFRYKPAAAYAIEVVRIPKAGIVTCMGGGYTASGTADKDKLAKPYLPEGLELFSLEGAGEVQTPLRLPAHVKLGLGDPVFFRHAKAGELCERFKVLYAVSQGRIVGEYATYRGMGECFL; encoded by the coding sequence ATGTCGACATACGAGTACTATAAAGAGATATTCGCGGAAATCCCGAGGCCGTTTGCCTTGGTGGATCTGGACATGCTGGATGACAATGCACGAGCGATTGCGCGGGCTGCAGGAGGCAAGAAGGTACGGCTGGCCAGCAAGTCGATCCGCTCCGTGGATGTGCTGCATCGTATCCTGGATTCGGATCCCATGTTTCAAGGGATCATGTGTTATACCGCTGCGGAAGCCGTATTTCTAGCAGAACAAGGCTTCGATGATTTGCTGCTTGGCTATCCGCAGTGGCAGTCGGAAGCGGTTCGGTCCATCGTGAATCTGGTTAGCGAAGGCCGCTCGATTACCTTAATGGTGGACAGCGTGGAGCATGTCGAGCACATCGAACAGTTCGCCAAACAACAGAGTACCGTGATGCCGCTATGCATTGATCTGGATATGTCGGTACATTATCCCGGCCTCCACTTCGGTGTGTGGCGATCGCCCGTCCATTCGTGGGAGAGCCTGTATCCCATTGTAGAACGGATTATCCACTCCCCTTGGCTTCGCTTGGACGGCATCATGGGATACGAGGCGCAGGTGGCAGGCGTCGGGGATAACGCATCGGGCAAGCATATAAAGAATACGATGGTCCGGTGGCTGAAGAGCCGCTCCATCGTTGAGGCCGCCAAGCGGAGGCAGGAAGCCGTGGAGCGGCTTAACGCCATGGATATCCAGCTCCGCTTCGTCAATGCAGGGGGAACCGGAAGTTTAGACAGCTCCCGGAAGGAAGCGTGGGTAACCGAGATCACCGCCGGATCGGGCTTCTATGCGCCGGGGCTGTTCGACCATTTTGCGTCATTCCGTTATAAGCCGGCAGCAGCTTATGCCATAGAGGTGGTGCGGATACCGAAGGCAGGGATCGTGACCTGTATGGGCGGGGGATACACAGCATCGGGAACAGCGGATAAGGATAAGCTGGCGAAGCCCTATTTGCCTGAAGGACTGGAGCTGTTCTCGCTGGAGGGTGCCGGTGAGGTTCAAACGCCGCTGCGCTTGCCTGCCCATGTGAAGCTAGGCCTGGGAGATCCGGTGTTCTTCCGTCATGCGAAGGCCGGGGAGCTGTGCGAACGATTCAAGGTGCTGTATGCGGTCTCGCAAGGCCGTATCGTGGGCGAATATGCCACCTACCGTGGAATGGGGGAGTGTTTTCTATGA
- a CDS encoding ABC transporter permease — protein sequence MNINYLIYRNLKKNIKNYYLYVFALIFSVGLYFAFVTLQYDPAMDEAKGSVKGAAALGAASVLLVAIVAIFLLYANTIFIKRRSKEIGLFQLIGLTKGKIFRILSAENLILYFGSMVIGIFAGFAGSRLILMILFKITGVDTKAALTFSTEAMIQTVIVFAVIYVLIMIMNYTFIKRQSILSLFHAVSTTENRVKKMSFLEMLFGLFGIGLIVLGYYVSTKLFSGDFTTMNELFMAMILILGSVIIGTYLFYKGSVSFLFNAIRKSKGGYLSLNEVLSLSSIMFRMKSNALLLTIITTVSALAIGLLSLSYISYYSAEKSAEQSVPNHFAVADQKDFSAFIQALTDEDIEFKQTERDVIQVNADLSDIIGASLEISGQVDSSSMIIPVISDASVKGKDVSPGETLFTGYSDAIQQFMAIQTTGEIELISPKQSFKQKLIGLDKEAYVSYFYASGGLPTAIVDQTVFDKLAQDLDPKIQKKTNVYLGIDIVDPNAVDQANQIFKSLGISEETGNLSQTEMAFNQKSNMGLMMFIVGFLGLTFLITSGCILYFKQMDEAEEEKPNYTILRKLGFTQGNLLKGIQIKQLFNFGIPLVVGLSHSYFAVKSGWFFFGTELWLPMVMVMLLYTALYSIFGLLSVMFYKRVIKEAL from the coding sequence ATGAACATTAATTATCTGATCTACCGGAATTTGAAGAAGAATATCAAAAATTATTATCTGTATGTATTTGCGCTCATCTTCAGCGTGGGCCTGTACTTCGCGTTTGTTACGCTGCAATATGATCCGGCAATGGATGAAGCGAAAGGCTCCGTTAAGGGGGCGGCTGCGCTTGGCGCGGCTTCCGTGCTGTTAGTAGCCATCGTGGCGATATTTCTGCTGTATGCCAACACGATCTTTATTAAACGGCGCAGCAAAGAGATCGGGCTGTTTCAACTCATCGGACTGACCAAGGGTAAGATATTCCGAATCCTCAGCGCGGAGAATCTGATTCTGTATTTCGGCTCGATGGTCATCGGCATTTTTGCCGGATTTGCGGGTTCGCGCTTGATCTTAATGATTCTGTTCAAGATCACCGGCGTTGATACCAAGGCGGCTCTAACCTTCTCCACCGAAGCCATGATCCAGACCGTGATTGTGTTTGCCGTCATATACGTGTTGATCATGATCATGAATTATACGTTCATCAAAAGACAGAGCATTCTGTCCCTCTTCCACGCGGTATCCACAACCGAAAACCGGGTGAAGAAGATGTCCTTCTTGGAAATGCTGTTCGGTCTGTTTGGAATCGGGCTCATCGTGCTCGGTTACTATGTATCCACCAAGCTGTTCAGCGGGGATTTCACCACCATGAACGAACTGTTCATGGCCATGATCCTGATCTTGGGATCGGTTATCATCGGGACCTATCTATTCTATAAAGGGTCGGTCAGCTTTCTATTCAATGCCATCCGTAAGAGCAAGGGCGGTTACTTGTCCCTGAATGAGGTGCTGTCCCTCTCCTCCATCATGTTCCGCATGAAATCGAATGCGCTGCTGCTGACCATCATTACGACCGTATCCGCACTCGCGATCGGACTATTGTCTCTCAGTTATATCTCATACTATTCTGCAGAGAAATCAGCCGAGCAGAGCGTGCCCAATCACTTTGCGGTTGCGGACCAGAAGGATTTTTCCGCCTTTATCCAGGCACTTACGGATGAAGATATCGAATTTAAGCAGACCGAACGCGACGTAATCCAGGTAAATGCGGACCTATCCGACATTATCGGGGCCAGCCTGGAGATATCTGGGCAAGTGGATTCCAGTTCCATGATCATCCCGGTCATCAGTGATGCCAGCGTGAAGGGCAAGGATGTTTCCCCCGGAGAGACGCTGTTCACGGGATACAGTGACGCGATCCAGCAATTTATGGCGATTCAGACCACAGGAGAAATTGAACTCATAAGCCCTAAACAAAGCTTTAAGCAGAAGCTTATCGGCTTGGACAAGGAAGCCTACGTATCCTATTTTTATGCAAGCGGCGGGCTGCCGACAGCGATTGTGGATCAGACCGTATTTGATAAGCTGGCTCAGGATTTGGATCCGAAGATCCAGAAGAAGACCAATGTCTATCTCGGCATTGATATTGTGGATCCAAACGCTGTAGATCAGGCCAATCAGATCTTTAAGAGCCTCGGCATTAGCGAGGAAACAGGGAACCTCTCTCAGACGGAAATGGCCTTCAACCAGAAAAGCAATATGGGCTTGATGATGTTCATCGTGGGATTCCTGGGACTTACCTTCCTGATTACTTCAGGATGCATCCTGTACTTCAAGCAGATGGATGAAGCTGAAGAGGAGAAACCGAATTATACCATTCTTCGGAAACTGGGCTTTACTCAAGGAAACCTGCTGAAGGGAATTCAGATCAAGCAGCTGTTTAATTTCGGCATTCCGCTGGTCGTCGGGTTGTCCCACAGTTACTTTGCCGTTAAATCCGGCTGGTTCTTCTTCGGAACCGAGTTGTGGCTGCCTATGGTCATGGTTATGCTGTTATATACGGCGCTGTATTCCATATTCGGGTTGTTATCCGTAATGTTCTATAAACGGGTAATTAAAGAAGCGTTGTAA
- a CDS encoding LLM class flavin-dependent oxidoreductase, producing MEIGVSSFVETWPDVKTGEVMSHAQRLREVVEEIVLADQVGLDVYGVGEHHRKDYAASSPAVVLAAAASQTKWIRLTSAVTVLSSADPVRVFQDFATLDAISNGRAEIMAGRGSFIESFPLFGYDLSHYDELFDEKLELLLKIRESEKVTWQGVHRPAIHNLGVYPRPVQNPLPVWIGSGGNSESVVRAGLLGLPLVLAIIGGSPLQFAPLVKLYKEAAAHAGHDVSKLPIGSHSHGFIAEDTEMAADKFFPSTQASMNVLGRERGWGYYDRARFDAARSFEGALYVGDPETVAQKIIHLRKHVGITRFMLHVPVGTMPHDEVMRAIELLGTEVAPRVRKEIDRWEAAGEPAE from the coding sequence ATGGAGATTGGAGTTAGCTCGTTCGTAGAGACTTGGCCAGATGTGAAGACAGGCGAAGTGATGAGCCATGCGCAGCGGCTGCGTGAGGTTGTTGAGGAAATCGTACTGGCTGATCAGGTGGGATTGGATGTGTATGGGGTAGGCGAGCATCACCGTAAGGATTATGCGGCATCTTCGCCTGCGGTTGTGCTCGCTGCGGCTGCGTCGCAGACGAAGTGGATTCGGCTGACCAGTGCGGTGACGGTGCTGTCCTCCGCTGATCCGGTGCGGGTGTTTCAGGATTTCGCCACCTTGGATGCCATCTCGAACGGCCGTGCCGAGATTATGGCAGGCAGAGGTTCGTTCATCGAATCGTTCCCGTTATTCGGCTATGATCTGAGCCATTATGATGAGCTGTTCGACGAGAAGCTGGAGCTGCTGCTCAAAATCCGCGAGTCGGAAAAAGTAACCTGGCAGGGCGTGCATCGCCCTGCGATTCATAACTTAGGCGTCTACCCACGCCCGGTTCAGAATCCGCTGCCGGTGTGGATTGGCAGCGGAGGCAATTCGGAATCGGTCGTGCGGGCAGGCTTGCTCGGTTTGCCGCTGGTACTGGCGATTATCGGCGGAAGTCCCCTGCAGTTCGCGCCGCTGGTTAAGCTGTATAAAGAAGCCGCTGCGCATGCGGGACATGATGTATCGAAGCTGCCGATCGGCTCGCATTCCCATGGATTTATTGCGGAGGATACGGAGATGGCAGCGGACAAGTTCTTCCCATCCACCCAAGCCAGCATGAATGTATTGGGACGGGAGCGGGGCTGGGGATACTACGACCGCGCAAGATTCGATGCGGCTCGGAGCTTCGAAGGAGCGCTCTATGTGGGGGACCCGGAGACGGTCGCCCAAAAAATCATTCACCTGCGCAAGCATGTGGGCATTACCCGCTTCATGCTGCACGTGCCGGTGGGAACGATGCCTCATGATGAAGTCATGCGAGCCATTGAACTGCTGGGAACCGAAGTCGCCCCTCGGGTGCGCAAGGAAATCGACCGCTGGGAAGCGGCTGGTGAACCTGCGGAGTAA
- a CDS encoding D-arabinono-1,4-lactone oxidase, which translates to MKQVQWSNWSGAVRANPRTVLYPASIPEVVKMVQMCRQEGRRLRVVGSGHSFTPIAASEDCLVSLDAMQGLVHVDAEARTATVWAGTKLKLLGELLFQHGLAQENLGDIDVQSIAGAISTGTHGTGREFGNISTQVVGLTVVTGTGEVLECSRESHPDEFKALQVSLGTLGIIVQVTLRLEPAYKIEYESRRVTLEECLKQQARLAEENRHFEFYWFPYAELCQIKLMNKTDQEVKEHRIRDYISEVLVENTLFGLISELCRKVPKASPYVSRFSASQVPLGRKVNYSHRLFATQRLVRFNEMEYNIPVESMNGVIEDMRAELSRSKYHVHFPVECRYAKGDDIWLSPAYGRDSAYIAIHMYKGMPYEDYFHAMERIFLRYGGRPHWGKMHNLEAAQLKELYPMWEAFRAVREELDPDGILLSDYMGRLFDVSGPISDSISDIG; encoded by the coding sequence ATGAAGCAGGTCCAATGGTCCAATTGGTCGGGGGCGGTGCGAGCCAATCCAAGAACGGTGCTGTATCCTGCATCCATTCCGGAAGTGGTGAAGATGGTGCAGATGTGCCGGCAGGAGGGCAGGCGGCTGCGGGTGGTCGGCTCAGGACATTCTTTTACTCCCATTGCTGCATCCGAGGACTGCCTGGTCTCCCTGGACGCCATGCAGGGACTGGTCCATGTCGACGCTGAAGCCAGAACAGCCACCGTGTGGGCGGGGACGAAGTTGAAGCTGCTCGGGGAGCTGCTGTTTCAGCATGGGCTGGCTCAGGAGAACCTGGGGGATATTGATGTGCAGTCCATTGCTGGCGCCATCAGTACGGGGACGCATGGTACGGGCCGGGAATTCGGGAATATATCCACGCAGGTTGTCGGATTGACGGTGGTCACCGGCACAGGCGAGGTGCTGGAGTGCAGCAGGGAGTCGCATCCCGATGAGTTCAAGGCGCTGCAGGTTTCCTTGGGTACACTCGGCATTATCGTGCAAGTGACGTTGAGGCTGGAGCCGGCGTACAAAATCGAATATGAGAGCCGGAGAGTAACTCTCGAAGAATGCTTGAAGCAGCAGGCTCGATTAGCGGAAGAGAACCGCCATTTCGAATTTTATTGGTTCCCTTATGCGGAACTGTGCCAGATCAAGCTGATGAATAAGACGGATCAAGAAGTGAAGGAACATCGGATCAGGGATTATATCAGTGAAGTGTTGGTGGAGAATACCCTTTTCGGTCTAATCTCGGAGCTGTGCCGGAAGGTGCCGAAGGCAAGTCCGTATGTCAGCCGTTTCTCGGCGTCACAGGTTCCTCTGGGTCGTAAAGTGAATTACAGCCATCGTCTGTTTGCGACCCAGCGGCTCGTACGTTTCAACGAAATGGAGTATAACATTCCGGTAGAGTCGATGAATGGGGTTATTGAAGACATGCGGGCAGAGCTGTCCCGTAGTAAGTATCATGTGCATTTCCCTGTGGAATGCCGCTATGCCAAGGGCGATGATATATGGTTAAGCCCCGCTTATGGCCGGGATTCCGCTTATATTGCGATTCATATGTATAAAGGCATGCCGTATGAAGATTACTTCCATGCAATGGAGCGAATTTTCCTCCGGTATGGCGGCCGGCCGCATTGGGGAAAAATGCATAATCTTGAGGCTGCTCAATTGAAGGAGCTCTATCCGATGTGGGAAGCATTCCGTGCGGTTCGGGAAGAGCTGGACCCGGATGGCATCCTGCTGAGTGATTATATGGGCAGGCTGTTCGATGTATCTGGGCCCATCTCCGATTCGATCAGTGATATTGGCTAG
- a CDS encoding cyclic nucleotide-binding domain-containing protein — protein sequence MKLLDDAPLLRAKLEQFQFESMLDLSKPVPFTLQQYEPGEIILHEGFAMNSLLFLVQGKIKVTSSIETGKSLLLRFGHPFSIIGDIELIRSVPVQSQIEAVNECLFIGLSFDYIKQHEITNARFTSTLLDHLSYKLQTCTTASRVNLLASVENRFASYLMSTLSPGSNPSFGMELKTDHIGEIASLLGTTHRHLNRVMFAFAQKGVLERNGQTIRILDWNAIEVASNGIRYE from the coding sequence ATGAAACTACTTGATGATGCACCCTTGCTGAGAGCCAAGCTGGAGCAATTTCAATTCGAGAGCATGCTGGATCTGAGCAAGCCTGTGCCTTTTACATTGCAGCAATACGAGCCTGGCGAGATCATTCTGCATGAAGGCTTCGCCATGAATTCCCTTTTGTTCCTCGTACAAGGAAAGATCAAGGTGACCTCCAGCATCGAAACCGGTAAATCGCTTCTTCTGCGCTTTGGCCATCCTTTTTCCATCATCGGGGATATTGAATTGATTCGAAGCGTCCCGGTCCAATCCCAGATTGAAGCCGTTAACGAATGCCTGTTCATCGGGCTGTCCTTTGACTATATTAAGCAACATGAAATAACGAACGCTCGCTTTACGTCCACCTTGCTGGATCACCTGAGCTACAAGCTTCAGACGTGCACGACCGCTTCCCGCGTCAATCTGTTGGCATCGGTGGAGAACCGGTTTGCCAGCTACCTCATGTCCACCCTGTCACCGGGGTCCAATCCTTCCTTTGGGATGGAGCTGAAGACCGACCATATCGGGGAGATTGCCAGCTTGCTTGGCACCACGCACCGACATTTGAACCGGGTGATGTTTGCCTTCGCCCAAAAGGGGGTCCTGGAGCGGAACGGACAGACCATCCGTATTCTGGACTGGAACGCCATAGAGGTGGCATCGAATGGGATTCGCTATGAGTAG
- a CDS encoding RNA polymerase sigma factor, producing the protein MTDLHQIYHQYFQDVYRFLLSLSRDEHVAEELTQETFFKALKHIDSFQGTCKLSVWLCQIAKHTYFSYLDKQKRYEPAPQVEHSSGLDIAWQTVDKAEAFRIHQILHLMDEPYKEVFTLRVFGELSFGEISQLFEKTESWARVTFFRAKQKIQSLYEEENRP; encoded by the coding sequence GTGACGGATTTGCACCAGATCTATCATCAGTACTTTCAAGATGTGTATCGGTTCCTGCTGTCGCTTAGCAGAGATGAGCATGTTGCGGAAGAACTTACACAGGAGACGTTTTTTAAAGCGCTGAAGCATATCGATTCGTTTCAAGGTACGTGCAAGCTTAGCGTTTGGCTCTGCCAAATCGCTAAACATACATACTTCTCCTACCTAGATAAGCAAAAGCGATATGAGCCGGCCCCACAAGTCGAGCACAGCAGCGGTCTGGATATCGCATGGCAAACCGTCGATAAAGCTGAGGCTTTCCGAATCCACCAGATTCTGCACTTGATGGACGAGCCATATAAAGAGGTGTTTACGCTGCGGGTGTTCGGGGAGTTGTCTTTTGGCGAAATCAGTCAGCTGTTCGAAAAAACTGAGAGCTGGGCAAGAGTCACATTCTTTCGAGCCAAGCAAAAAATTCAAAGCCTGTACGAGGAGGAGAACCGACCGTGA
- a CDS encoding DinB family protein, whose translation MAHANDVLMNQMLANVNDPSWHIPFQQSVEHLTEDEAFWTPANESHSIVEIIQHLLYWNETWQSRYRESRIDAVPSIGGNHLSFIIPDHATFAELRDRLIAVLLQWQELLSETKLEQEVNGFPGPAKWWEIISNATLHNAYHIGQIVYIRKLQKSCRALEW comes from the coding sequence ATGGCGCATGCAAATGATGTTCTAATGAATCAAATGTTAGCGAATGTGAATGATCCCAGCTGGCATATCCCGTTCCAGCAATCTGTGGAACATTTGACCGAGGATGAAGCGTTCTGGACACCTGCCAACGAGAGTCACAGCATTGTTGAGATCATACAGCACCTGCTGTATTGGAATGAAACGTGGCAGTCCAGGTACCGTGAATCGCGGATAGATGCCGTGCCCTCTATTGGGGGCAATCATTTAAGCTTCATCATTCCGGATCACGCGACCTTTGCAGAGTTGAGAGACCGATTGATAGCGGTCTTATTGCAGTGGCAGGAACTGCTGTCAGAGACCAAGCTTGAGCAGGAAGTGAACGGATTTCCGGGGCCGGCTAAGTGGTGGGAGATCATAAGCAATGCCACCCTGCACAATGCCTATCATATCGGCCAGATTGTGTATATTCGGAAGCTGCAGAAGAGCTGCAGAGCGCTGGAATGGTAA
- a CDS encoding MarR family transcriptional regulator → MDAHRHFFHKYFTLHRPFVNELNRKLEDYNLYYAQWSIMYYLDVYESMTLVELSKMLYVEKPTVTRTVNALIKLDYVEQIPVRDKREKRIQLSKTGVGVVQQVRKVFDQYEQEIMEGVSAEEQATVIRVMETVRDNIIRKGD, encoded by the coding sequence ATGGACGCCCACAGACATTTTTTCCATAAATATTTTACGCTGCATCGCCCTTTCGTCAATGAGCTGAACCGTAAGCTTGAAGACTATAACCTGTATTATGCCCAGTGGTCCATTATGTACTATCTGGATGTTTATGAGTCGATGACCTTGGTGGAGCTATCCAAAATGCTTTACGTGGAGAAGCCCACGGTAACCCGAACCGTGAACGCGCTGATTAAGCTCGACTACGTGGAGCAAATTCCGGTACGTGATAAACGGGAGAAGCGCATTCAGCTATCCAAGACGGGAGTTGGCGTTGTCCAGCAAGTCCGTAAGGTGTTCGACCAATATGAACAGGAGATTATGGAAGGTGTCTCTGCTGAGGAACAGGCCACGGTTATTCGTGTGATGGAGACGGTCAGAGACAACATTATTAGAAAAGGTGATTAA
- a CDS encoding zf-HC2 domain-containing protein codes for MSRVSCDIIQDLLPLYYDDVCSTDTKALVDEHLADCPDCREVLSHMSSSMSLPAQTIEQNKQESAGLQQVAAQWSRTKWNSFIKGLWITCLAVGLLFLVYVGLFKWNITSVPTRVIQVSDISQLKDGRIVYHVKMTDGYNVNQAKGHLDANGNLYLTPQRPIIKSKKFADMGLSNMYYSNDIKERNAYEKSFGDGVQIKALYLGTPDDRILIWEQGMELPAASKSVELQFKSDENENKRPPG; via the coding sequence GTGAGCCGAGTTTCATGTGATATTATTCAGGATTTGCTGCCCTTGTACTATGATGATGTGTGCAGCACAGACACGAAGGCCCTGGTAGACGAGCATCTTGCAGATTGCCCGGATTGCCGGGAGGTGCTGAGCCATATGAGTTCCTCTATGTCCTTGCCTGCCCAAACAATCGAGCAAAACAAACAGGAGAGTGCCGGTTTACAGCAAGTTGCCGCCCAGTGGTCGCGGACCAAGTGGAATTCGTTTATTAAAGGTTTATGGATCACTTGCCTAGCAGTTGGACTCCTGTTCCTGGTGTATGTGGGCCTGTTCAAATGGAACATTACCAGCGTGCCTACCCGTGTTATACAAGTATCCGATATCAGCCAGCTGAAGGATGGGCGCATTGTCTATCATGTGAAGATGACTGACGGCTACAACGTCAATCAAGCTAAAGGTCACTTGGATGCCAACGGAAACCTGTATTTGACACCCCAGCGCCCCATCATCAAGTCCAAAAAGTTCGCGGATATGGGATTATCCAACATGTATTATTCCAATGATATTAAAGAGCGAAATGCCTATGAGAAGAGCTTTGGCGATGGTGTTCAAATCAAGGCCCTCTACCTGGGAACGCCCGATGACCGAATTCTGATCTGGGAACAAGGTATGGAGCTGCCTGCGGCAAGCAAGTCCGTCGAGTTGCAGTTTAAGAGTGATGAGAATGAAAACAAGAGACCGCCAGGGTAG
- a CDS encoding MFS transporter, with translation MINLEQADSRDRLWSKDFLIVFGVNFLLFLCFYLLVVIMSSYAKNEFHASTGMAGLASSIFVVGALIGRLIGGSIIERIGRKKLLFTGLIAFSVLIGLYFIVNSLSVLLIVRFFHGIAFALASTATGTIAASLIPNSRRGEGTGYYGVSIIIASAIGPFIGLMINEHASMMANFTLCAVLGVLSLLSAFFMNIPRLVLTAEQEKDLQGLKLSNFIEPKALPISLVSFVMGFGYSSVLTYLMIFAGQISLTEIASYFFIVYAIVVILSRPFTGRWFDQRGANVVMYPAILSFAIGMVLLSQAHHGLTLLLSAVFVGLGYGTTQSSSQALAIKRSPAHRIGLATSTFYIFVDVGIGFGPFILGFLTPLVGFRGMYIAMAVLLAAGIVLYHFLVGKKEKDGNDGHAVVHTSKI, from the coding sequence GTGATTAACTTGGAGCAAGCAGACTCGCGAGATCGATTGTGGAGCAAGGATTTTTTGATTGTGTTTGGCGTCAATTTCCTGCTCTTTTTATGTTTTTATTTATTAGTGGTCATTATGTCCTCATATGCGAAGAATGAATTTCATGCATCGACAGGAATGGCTGGCTTGGCTTCCAGCATTTTTGTCGTGGGCGCTTTGATTGGACGGTTGATTGGAGGCAGCATCATTGAGAGGATCGGGCGCAAAAAACTTCTTTTTACCGGTCTGATCGCCTTTAGCGTTCTTATCGGGTTATATTTCATCGTGAACAGCCTGAGCGTGCTGCTCATTGTCCGGTTCTTCCACGGCATAGCCTTCGCACTCGCTTCAACGGCAACAGGCACGATTGCAGCCAGCCTGATTCCGAACTCCAGAAGGGGTGAAGGTACGGGTTATTATGGCGTGAGTATCATTATCGCTTCGGCCATTGGCCCTTTTATTGGTCTGATGATTAACGAACATGCTTCGATGATGGCCAACTTCACGCTGTGCGCGGTACTGGGTGTTCTCTCTTTGTTGTCCGCATTCTTTATGAACATACCGAGGCTGGTGCTGACCGCTGAGCAAGAGAAGGATCTGCAAGGATTGAAACTATCCAATTTTATTGAACCGAAAGCATTACCGATTTCACTGGTTAGCTTCGTCATGGGTTTCGGATATTCCAGCGTTTTAACGTACCTCATGATCTTTGCCGGACAGATCAGTTTGACCGAAATAGCCAGTTATTTCTTTATTGTCTACGCTATTGTGGTCATTCTGTCGAGACCGTTCACGGGCCGGTGGTTTGACCAAAGAGGGGCCAACGTGGTGATGTATCCCGCGATACTTTCATTTGCGATCGGCATGGTGCTGCTCAGTCAAGCCCACCACGGTCTGACCTTGCTGCTCTCGGCCGTATTTGTCGGTCTGGGCTACGGTACGACGCAGTCCAGCTCCCAGGCCCTTGCCATCAAGCGTTCACCGGCTCACCGGATTGGACTTGCGACGTCGACCTTTTATATATTTGTGGACGTGGGCATCGGGTTCGGGCCCTTTATACTTGGTTTCCTGACACCGCTTGTCGGCTTCCGGGGCATGTACATCGCGATGGCAGTCCTGCTCGCTGCGGGTATTGTGCTGTATCACTTCTTAGTTGGGAAAAAAGAAAAAGACGGGAACGACGGGCATGCTGTCGTGCATACATCAAAGATTTAA
- a CDS encoding HAD family hydrolase, with amino-acid sequence MKFVFDLDGTICFKGQPVSNELLKALEELVAQGHEVIFASARPIRDLLPVLHERVHHYPMIGGNGSMVAAGGKRISTAGFDSEVLPSLLQLLTTYNVSYLIDGEWDYAYTGPVDHPILLNLDPHKLAKNVALQELTSVVKILMLTSDHMAEVEERLGELDVVVHVHGGENVLDISPKGIHKWSGLQQLGVKEGEYVAFGNDANDITMFQHALHAVMIGDHPLLAPYASEQLPLDRDIEHAIAERLQALGRQYAATSV; translated from the coding sequence ATGAAATTTGTATTTGATCTGGACGGAACGATCTGTTTTAAAGGGCAGCCGGTTTCGAACGAGTTGTTGAAGGCATTGGAGGAGCTGGTGGCGCAAGGGCATGAGGTTATTTTTGCTTCCGCCCGGCCGATTCGCGATTTGCTTCCCGTCCTTCATGAGCGTGTTCATCACTACCCGATGATCGGAGGCAACGGTTCGATGGTGGCGGCAGGGGGAAAGCGGATCTCCACGGCGGGCTTTGACAGCGAGGTGCTTCCGAGCCTTCTTCAGCTGTTAACAACGTATAACGTGAGCTATTTGATTGATGGAGAATGGGACTATGCCTATACCGGTCCTGTGGATCATCCGATTCTGCTAAATTTGGATCCACACAAGCTGGCTAAGAACGTGGCGCTCCAGGAGCTGACTTCGGTTGTGAAAATATTGATGCTGACCTCGGACCATATGGCGGAAGTGGAGGAGAGGCTGGGAGAACTGGATGTCGTTGTTCACGTGCATGGTGGGGAAAATGTACTGGATATCAGCCCTAAGGGGATACATAAATGGAGCGGGCTTCAGCAGTTGGGCGTGAAGGAGGGCGAGTATGTTGCCTTTGGCAACGATGCCAATGATATCACGATGTTCCAGCATGCGCTGCACGCGGTAATGATCGGTGATCATCCGCTGCTGGCACCCTACGCCTCGGAACAACTGCCGCTGGATCGCGATATCGAGCATGCGATTGCGGAACGGCTGCAGGCGCTTGGGCGTCAATATGCTGCGACAAGTGTGTAG